One Solea solea chromosome 5, fSolSol10.1, whole genome shotgun sequence genomic window carries:
- the cers3a gene encoding ceramide synthase 2, producing MFHTLYEWFWWDRIWLPVNLTWADLVDKDGRVYAKASDLYVTVPYAFAFLFVRFLFESWIATPLAHCAGIRQKVHLKAQDNHILELHYTTQSRNPAQPDIDGLSKKSSLSVRQVERWFRRRRTQDLPGVLKKFREACWRCVFYLFAFIGGIVALYDKEWFYDTQEVWTGFPKQSMLESQYWYYILEMSFYASLLFSITFDVKRKDFKEQIVHHLATLVLLSFSWCVNYIRIGTLVMLVHDASDILLESAKLFNYAKWEKTSHCIFVVFAIVFMVTRLIIFPFWLIHCTWVYPVLHYPAFFGYYFFNVMLVILLCLHSFWAYLILRMIRKFLFGNLIRDERSENEEEEDEDNSSTTDDEGQHKLSNGHAVDKKKEEKNGCFGRLSPPEDISRSKTVY from the exons ATGTTTCACACACTGTACGAGTGGTTCTGGTGGGACAGAATCTGGCTGCCAGTCAACCTGACCTGGGCCGACCTGGTGGACAAAGACGGCCGGGTCTACGCCAAAGCCTCGGATCTCTACGTCACCGTCCCGTACGCGTTCGCCTTCTTGTTCGTCAGATTCCTGTTTGAAAG CTGGATAGCAACGCCGCTCGCTCACTGTGCTGGAATCAGGCAGAAGGTTCACCTGAAAGCACAGGACAACCACATCCTGGAGCTGCATTACACCACTCAGAGTAGAAATCCTGCTCAG CCAGACATTGATGGACTTTCTAAGAAGAGCAGTTTGTCGGTGAGACAAGTCGAGCGCTGGTTCAGGAGAAGACGCACTCAGGACCTTCCTGGAGTCCTGAAGAAGTTCAGAGAGGCCTG TTGGAGGTGTGTCTTCTATCTGTTTGCGTTCATCGGGGGAATAGTAGCTCTCTATGAT aaaGAATGGTTTTATGACACTCAGGAAGTATGGACGGGCTTCCCAAAGCAG tCCATGCTGGAGTCTCAGTACTGGTATTATATCCTGGAGATGAGCTTCTACGCCTCCCTTCTCTTCAGTATTACCTTTGATGTCAAGAGAAAG gACTTTAAGGAGCAAATCGTCCACCACTTAGCGACGCTGGTCCTCTTGTCGTTTTCCTGGTGTGTGAACTACATACGGATCGGAACGCTGGTCATGCTCGTCCACGACGCCTCTGATATTTTACTGGAG tCTGCCAAATTATTCAACTACGCCAAGTGGGAGAAAACAAGCCactgtatttttgttgtgtttgccaTAGTGTTTATGGTGACTCGACTGATCATCTTTCCATTCTG gCTCATCCACTGTACCTGGGTTTACCCTGTTCTCCACTACCCCGCCTTCTTTGGTTACTACTTCTTCAACGTGATGCTGGTGATCCTCCTGTGTCTGCACTCGTTCTGGGCCTACCTCATCCTCCGCATGATCAGGAAGTTCCTGTTTGGCAAC CTGATCCGAGATGAAAGAAGTGAGAacgaagaggaggaagacgaggacaaCAGCAGCACGACGGACGACGAAGGTCAGCACAAGCTCAGCAACGGACACGCGGTCgacaagaagaaggaggagaagaacgGCTGCTTCGGCCGCCTGTCTCCACCAGAGGACATCAGCCGCTCCAAGACTGTGTACTGA